A region of Faecalibacterium taiwanense DNA encodes the following proteins:
- a CDS encoding BMP family protein: MMISRRNFLAVAGAAAAAAALTACGGSSASSTSTASSAAASTASSAAEGGEKIVKVALTCDTGTIDDESFNQACWTAVSSYMGDDCQYYIPEADASDEDRETMIRQAVNDGADVIVCVGYLYGASLAWAADQYPDVKFIAVDVTQGDIGTDAIPANCYCITFKEEQAGYLAGYAIAKDGKTKLGFLGGMAVPAVIRYGYGFVQGADAAAAELGQNIEINYFYGGQFYGDANITSRMEGWYSNGTQVVFACGGGIYTSAVEAALKNNGYVIGVDVDQNYIGANGVADGTYAYNPFITSAMKGLSEAVNTALADIDAGSWGDIAGSNGNFGLEDGDYIGLPTDADSWNFESFTTDEYEEVKGKIKSGEITVDNSSDDATKPTVSEFTTVNYIQ, encoded by the coding sequence ATGATGATTTCTCGTCGTAATTTCCTGGCTGTGGCTGGTGCCGCTGCCGCTGCCGCTGCTCTGACCGCTTGCGGCGGTTCTTCCGCTTCTTCTACCAGCACCGCTTCTTCCGCTGCTGCTTCTACTGCTTCCTCTGCTGCTGAGGGCGGTGAGAAGATCGTCAAGGTCGCTCTGACCTGCGATACCGGCACGATCGATGATGAGAGCTTCAACCAGGCATGCTGGACTGCTGTTTCCAGCTACATGGGCGATGACTGCCAGTACTACATTCCCGAGGCTGACGCTTCCGATGAGGACCGCGAGACCATGATCCGTCAGGCTGTCAACGACGGCGCTGATGTGATCGTCTGCGTCGGCTACCTGTACGGCGCTTCTCTGGCATGGGCTGCTGACCAGTATCCCGATGTCAAGTTCATCGCCGTCGATGTGACGCAGGGCGATATCGGCACCGACGCTATCCCTGCTAACTGCTACTGCATCACCTTCAAGGAGGAGCAGGCAGGCTATCTGGCAGGCTACGCCATCGCAAAGGACGGCAAGACCAAGCTGGGCTTCCTGGGCGGCATGGCTGTTCCCGCTGTTATCCGTTACGGCTACGGCTTCGTGCAGGGCGCTGACGCTGCTGCTGCTGAGCTGGGTCAGAACATCGAGATCAACTACTTCTATGGCGGCCAGTTCTACGGCGATGCAAACATCACCTCCCGTATGGAGGGCTGGTACTCCAACGGCACTCAGGTCGTCTTTGCCTGCGGCGGCGGCATCTACACCTCCGCTGTTGAGGCTGCTCTGAAGAACAATGGCTACGTCATCGGCGTTGACGTTGACCAGAACTACATCGGTGCAAACGGCGTTGCAGATGGCACCTACGCTTATAACCCGTTCATCACCTCTGCTATGAAGGGCCTGTCCGAGGCTGTCAACACTGCTCTGGCTGATATCGATGCCGGCAGCTGGGGCGACATCGCAGGTTCCAATGGCAACTTCGGTCTGGAGGACGGCGATTATATCGGCCTGCCCACCGATGCAGACAGCTGGAACTTCGAGTCCTTCACCACCGACGAGTACGAGGAAGTCAAGGGCAAGATCAAGAGCGGCGAGATCACTGTTGATAACAGCTCCGACGACGCTACCAAGCCCACCGTCAGCGAGTTCACCACTGTCAACTACATCCAGTAA
- a CDS encoding ABC transporter ATP-binding protein, whose product MLHITKEFPGIKANDDITLQLRKGEVHALLGENGAGKSTLMSVLFGLYQPEAGQIRKNGKEVVIRNPNDANALGIGMVHQHFKLVECFSVLDNIILGVEPNKMGFLQKAEARKKVMALSEKYGLRVDPDALISDISVGMQQRVEILKMLYRDNEILIFDEPTAVLTPQEIDELMEIMRGFKKEGKSILFITHKLNEIMAVADRCTVLRKGKYMGTVDIRDTTKEELSRMMVGRDVQLQVDKKPANPGEVVLDVENVTMHNAQRKKDAVRDVSFQVHAGEIVCLAGIEGNGQTELVYGLTGLEKIGSGKIMLDGKDITNETIRQRSKDGMSHIPEDRHKHGLVLDYSLENNMVLQRYWQPEFQKGGFIRSDKVREYSDKLIAQYDVRSGQGSLTTVRSMSGGNQQKAIIAREIDKDPKLLVAVQPTRGLDVGAIEYIHRQIVAERDKGTAVLLVSLELDEVMNLSDRILVMYEGEVVGEFDPKTTTVQELGLYMAGARKQGKESK is encoded by the coding sequence ATGCTCCACATTACCAAGGAGTTCCCTGGAATCAAGGCAAACGACGATATCACCCTGCAGCTGCGCAAAGGCGAGGTACATGCCCTGCTGGGCGAGAACGGCGCCGGCAAAAGTACACTGATGAGCGTGCTGTTTGGCCTGTACCAACCGGAAGCTGGTCAGATCCGCAAAAACGGCAAGGAGGTTGTCATCCGCAACCCCAATGATGCAAACGCACTGGGCATCGGCATGGTGCACCAGCACTTCAAGCTGGTGGAATGCTTCAGCGTGCTGGACAACATCATTCTGGGGGTGGAACCCAACAAGATGGGCTTTTTGCAGAAGGCCGAGGCACGCAAAAAGGTGATGGCCCTGAGCGAAAAGTACGGCCTGCGCGTGGACCCGGATGCACTGATCAGCGATATCTCTGTTGGTATGCAGCAGCGCGTTGAGATCCTGAAGATGCTGTACCGCGACAACGAGATCCTGATCTTCGACGAGCCTACCGCAGTGCTGACCCCGCAGGAGATCGACGAACTGATGGAGATCATGCGCGGGTTCAAGAAGGAAGGCAAGTCCATCCTGTTTATTACCCACAAGCTCAACGAGATCATGGCGGTGGCAGACCGCTGCACTGTTCTGCGCAAGGGCAAGTATATGGGCACCGTGGACATCAGAGACACCACCAAGGAAGAGCTTTCCCGCATGATGGTTGGCCGTGATGTGCAGCTGCAGGTGGACAAAAAGCCTGCCAACCCCGGCGAAGTGGTGCTGGATGTGGAAAACGTCACCATGCACAACGCCCAGCGCAAGAAGGACGCAGTCCGGGATGTCTCTTTTCAGGTGCACGCGGGCGAGATCGTCTGCCTTGCAGGCATTGAGGGCAACGGCCAGACCGAGCTTGTCTACGGCCTGACCGGTCTGGAAAAGATCGGCAGCGGCAAGATCATGCTGGACGGCAAGGACATCACCAATGAGACCATCCGTCAGCGCTCCAAGGACGGCATGAGCCACATCCCGGAGGACCGTCACAAGCACGGTCTGGTGCTGGACTACAGTCTGGAAAATAACATGGTGCTGCAGCGTTACTGGCAGCCGGAGTTCCAGAAGGGCGGCTTTATCCGCAGTGATAAGGTGCGCGAATACTCCGATAAGCTGATCGCGCAGTATGATGTGCGCAGCGGTCAGGGCAGCCTGACCACCGTGCGCAGCATGTCCGGCGGCAACCAGCAGAAGGCCATCATTGCCCGCGAGATCGATAAGGACCCGAAGCTCTTGGTGGCAGTCCAGCCCACCCGCGGTCTGGACGTTGGTGCAATTGAATACATCCACCGTCAGATCGTGGCCGAGCGCGATAAGGGTACGGCCGTGCTGCTGGTCAGTCTGGAGCTGGACGAGGTGATGAACCTGTCCGACCGCATCCTTGTGATGTACGAGGGCGAGGTCGTGGGCGAATTTGACCCCAAGACCACCACCGTGCAGGAGCTGGGCCTGTATATGGCAGGCGCACGCAAGCAGGGAAAGGAGAGCAAATAA
- a CDS encoding ABC transporter permease: MNKKKLSHSSLNSSITSVLAALLCILIGLVVGFLVLLAINPAHAWGDGFVRILKGGFHDAPYGVGKELANAAPLIMTGLSVAFAFKTGLFNIGAAGQYTLGAYGALYCAIMLKLPWFVCLIAATILGGIWGAIPGFFKAYFNINEVITSIMFNWIGLYLVNELIYQNGTGPMYDVRNTRTINISKNADYAQSIIPDFGLNKLFQTNSTTIAIFLAAAVAVLIWVVLNKTTFGYELKAVGLNKSAARYAGINEKKNIILSMAIAGALAGFGAGLYYLSNVSQWNPLNSTSLPTMGFNGISVALLASSNPIGTIFSAIFISHISVGGSFLSTKYYPTEISDLISGIIIYLCAFSMLFRGKIHALLFKNADKTNVNAEPAAPAKSATEKEGK, translated from the coding sequence ATGAACAAGAAAAAACTTTCCCACAGCAGTCTGAACAGCTCCATCACCAGTGTGCTGGCTGCTCTGCTGTGCATCCTGATCGGCCTTGTGGTCGGTTTTCTGGTGCTGCTGGCCATCAACCCGGCGCACGCATGGGGCGACGGCTTTGTGCGCATCCTGAAGGGCGGCTTCCATGACGCACCCTATGGCGTCGGCAAGGAGCTGGCAAATGCGGCTCCCCTTATTATGACCGGTCTGTCCGTGGCGTTTGCCTTCAAGACCGGCCTGTTCAACATCGGTGCGGCGGGTCAGTACACGCTGGGCGCTTACGGCGCTCTGTACTGCGCCATCATGCTCAAGCTGCCGTGGTTCGTCTGTCTGATCGCAGCCACCATTCTGGGCGGCATCTGGGGTGCGATCCCCGGCTTCTTCAAGGCCTACTTCAACATCAACGAAGTCATTACCTCCATCATGTTCAACTGGATCGGCCTGTATCTGGTCAATGAGCTCATTTACCAGAACGGCACCGGCCCCATGTACGATGTGCGCAACACCCGTACCATCAACATCAGCAAGAACGCCGATTACGCTCAGTCCATCATCCCGGATTTCGGCCTGAACAAGCTGTTCCAGACCAACAGCACCACCATCGCCATCTTCTTGGCGGCAGCAGTGGCAGTTCTGATCTGGGTGGTGCTGAACAAGACCACCTTCGGCTATGAGCTCAAGGCTGTGGGCCTGAACAAGAGCGCTGCCCGCTACGCCGGCATCAACGAGAAGAAGAACATCATCCTCTCCATGGCCATTGCCGGTGCGCTGGCCGGTTTTGGTGCGGGCCTGTACTATCTGTCCAATGTGTCCCAGTGGAACCCGCTGAACTCCACCAGCCTGCCGACAATGGGCTTCAACGGCATTTCCGTTGCACTGCTGGCAAGCTCCAACCCCATTGGCACCATTTTCTCGGCAATCTTCATTTCCCATATCTCGGTGGGCGGCTCCTTCCTTTCCACCAAGTATTACCCCACTGAGATCTCGGACCTGATCAGCGGTATCATCATCTACCTGTGTGCATTCTCCATGCTGTTCCGCGGCAAGATCCACGCACTGCTGTTCAAGAATGCCGATAAAACCAATGTGAACGCAGAGCCTGCTGCTCCTGCAAAATCTGCAACCGAAAAGGAGGGCAAGTGA
- a CDS encoding ABC transporter permease, which produces MLLLIKYTLLYGIVLMLVALGGMFSEHSGIINIALEGIMVIGGVAGVLTLTMLPAEMPVFLVVLISVLVAALAGMVYSLLLAFASINLKADQTIGGTALNLLATAIAVVLAKNFSESGSAKLNYTNKPFLFSIGGLELSIFVPLGIILLIISYVVLYKTRFGLRLRACGEHPQAADSVGINVYKMRYAGVVISGALGAIGGMAYIVPPVQTWNFEVGVAGAGFLAMAVMIFGQWKPFNIFGAAMFFAVFKSLANIADSTFLAQLHWSSNIYNMMPFVASMIILAFTSKNSMAPKAEGIPYDKGSR; this is translated from the coding sequence ATGCTGCTTCTGATCAAATATACGCTGCTGTATGGCATCGTTCTGATGCTGGTGGCACTGGGCGGTATGTTCAGTGAGCACTCCGGCATCATCAACATTGCACTGGAAGGCATCATGGTCATTGGCGGTGTGGCGGGTGTTCTCACCCTGACCATGCTGCCTGCCGAAATGCCGGTCTTCCTCGTGGTGCTGATCTCTGTTCTGGTGGCGGCACTGGCCGGTATGGTGTACAGTCTGCTGCTGGCCTTTGCCTCCATCAACCTGAAGGCGGATCAGACCATCGGCGGCACGGCCCTGAACCTGCTGGCCACGGCCATCGCGGTGGTCCTTGCCAAGAATTTCAGCGAGAGCGGCAGTGCAAAGCTGAACTACACCAACAAGCCCTTCCTGTTCAGCATCGGCGGGCTGGAGCTGAGCATTTTTGTGCCGCTGGGCATCATTCTGCTGATCATCAGCTATGTGGTGCTGTACAAGACCCGCTTTGGCCTGCGCCTGCGTGCCTGCGGCGAGCATCCGCAGGCAGCGGACTCTGTGGGCATCAATGTCTACAAGATGCGCTATGCCGGTGTTGTCATTTCCGGTGCACTGGGTGCGATCGGCGGTATGGCCTACATTGTGCCCCCGGTGCAGACCTGGAACTTTGAGGTGGGTGTGGCCGGCGCAGGCTTCCTTGCCATGGCTGTTATGATCTTTGGCCAGTGGAAGCCCTTCAACATCTTTGGCGCAGCCATGTTCTTTGCTGTGTTCAAGAGTCTGGCAAACATTGCAGACTCCACCTTCCTGGCACAGCTGCACTGGTCCAGCAACATCTACAACATGATGCCGTTCGTGGCGTCCATGATCATTCTTGCGTTTACCTCCAAGAACAGCATGGCACCCAAGGCAGAGGGCATCCCCTACGACAAGGGATCCCGCTAA
- a CDS encoding thymidine phosphorylase codes for MRVYDLIAKKRDGGTHSREELEQIVNGYVSGEVTDYQMAAWMMAVYLRGMTDEETAELTDVMAHSGVMVDLSPIPGIKVDKHSTGGVGDKTTLVIAPIVAACGVKIAKMSGRGLGHTGGTIDKMESVPGTRTALSQEEFFAQVNRIGLSVIGQSEGIAIADKKMYALRDVTATVSCIPLIASSIMSKKLASGSDAILLDVTTGTGAFMKTVDQSIELAKLMVSIGTHHGRRVAAMITDMDTPLGHNIGNSLEVMESMDVLKGHGPADLTEVCLQLAANMLVLADKGTPAECRAMAEAVIADGSAFAKCKEMFAAQGGDTRVLDDYSLFEQPAASFELLAEQDGYIVANDAEKIGSASVLLGAGRQKKGDPLDFAAGITLHKKRGDYVKKGESLATFYGAADKFEAAAAEYRSGLGYGPEKPEEAPLVYALVTKDGVERY; via the coding sequence ATGCGCGTTTATGATCTGATTGCAAAAAAGCGTGATGGCGGTACGCACAGCCGTGAGGAGCTGGAGCAGATCGTCAATGGCTATGTCAGCGGAGAAGTGACTGATTACCAGATGGCTGCATGGATGATGGCTGTCTATCTGCGCGGCATGACCGATGAGGAGACCGCAGAGCTGACCGATGTGATGGCTCACAGCGGTGTGATGGTGGATCTTTCGCCCATTCCGGGCATCAAGGTGGACAAGCACTCCACCGGCGGCGTGGGCGACAAGACCACGCTGGTCATTGCCCCCATCGTGGCGGCCTGCGGCGTGAAGATCGCCAAGATGAGCGGCCGGGGCCTTGGCCATACCGGCGGCACCATCGATAAGATGGAGAGCGTGCCCGGCACCAGAACCGCCCTCTCACAGGAGGAGTTCTTTGCGCAGGTGAACAGGATCGGCCTGTCGGTCATTGGCCAGAGCGAGGGCATTGCCATTGCCGACAAAAAGATGTACGCCCTGCGGGATGTGACCGCGACCGTCAGCTGCATCCCACTCATCGCATCCAGCATTATGTCCAAGAAACTGGCTTCCGGCTCGGATGCCATCCTGCTGGATGTGACCACCGGCACCGGAGCTTTTATGAAAACGGTAGACCAGAGCATTGAGCTGGCCAAGCTGATGGTATCCATTGGCACCCATCACGGCCGCCGGGTGGCTGCCATGATCACCGATATGGACACCCCGCTGGGCCATAACATTGGCAACAGTCTGGAAGTCATGGAAAGCATGGATGTGCTCAAGGGCCATGGCCCCGCCGACCTGACCGAGGTCTGCCTGCAGCTGGCGGCGAACATGCTGGTGCTGGCCGATAAGGGCACTCCTGCCGAGTGCCGCGCCATGGCCGAGGCGGTGATTGCCGACGGTTCTGCCTTTGCAAAGTGCAAGGAGATGTTTGCGGCGCAGGGCGGCGATACCCGCGTGCTGGACGATTACAGCCTGTTTGAGCAGCCTGCGGCAAGCTTTGAGCTGCTGGCAGAGCAGGACGGTTACATTGTGGCGAACGATGCCGAGAAGATTGGCTCTGCCAGCGTGCTGCTGGGTGCGGGCCGACAGAAAAAGGGCGACCCGCTGGATTTTGCCGCCGGCATCACCCTGCATAAAAAGCGCGGCGACTACGTAAAGAAGGGCGAGAGTCTGGCTACCTTCTACGGCGCAGCCGATAAGTTTGAAGCTGCCGCCGCCGAGTACCGCAGCGGCCTTGGATACGGCCCTGAGAAGCCGGAGGAAGCCCCGCTGGTGTATGCCCTTGTAACGAAGGACGGCGTGGAGCGCTATTAA
- the trkA gene encoding Trk system potassium transporter TrkA: MKIILVGGGKVGTALARQLSEEDHNVTIVDTNKARVEHLTESYDVLGIVGNGSSITTLAEAGIEDADVFIAVTGSDELNLLCCMFAKKAGHCHAIARVRNPSYSHELDFIKKQIGISAIINPEMAAAKEISHLLRFPGASKIDTFADGRVRLIKFALTAEQGLDGVAIREIPTRLKSDILVCAVERSGGVIIPNGNFVLQNGDQVTFLATQDKAHEFFQRIHLPVRPVRNAFIVGGGAIAFYLSQELLENHVRVRIVERDPARCMELAEQLPGAQILNEDGSNREFLLSEGMESTEAFVALTNIDEENVLLTLFAKKHSKGKLVTKVNRLEFDDILAGLDLGSVVYPKYMTCDYIVQYVRALQNEAGSNIKTLYRILDDRVEALEFTVHEKSAATGVPLSQLHLKKNLLLCCITRGHQILIPRGGDQIQVGDNVIVVTLEHGLHDLRDILDKGAEG, from the coding sequence ATGAAGATCATTCTGGTGGGCGGCGGCAAGGTTGGTACTGCGCTGGCGCGGCAGCTCAGTGAGGAAGACCATAATGTGACCATTGTGGATACCAACAAAGCGCGTGTAGAGCACCTGACTGAAAGCTACGATGTGCTGGGCATCGTGGGCAACGGTTCCTCGATCACCACGCTGGCAGAGGCCGGCATTGAAGACGCGGATGTGTTCATTGCCGTGACCGGTTCGGATGAGCTAAACCTGCTGTGCTGCATGTTTGCCAAAAAGGCGGGCCACTGTCATGCAATTGCCCGTGTGCGCAACCCGTCCTACAGTCATGAGCTGGACTTTATCAAAAAGCAGATCGGCATTTCGGCCATCATCAATCCGGAAATGGCTGCAGCAAAGGAGATCTCCCATCTGCTGCGCTTCCCGGGTGCAAGCAAGATCGACACCTTTGCAGACGGCCGTGTGCGGCTGATCAAGTTTGCACTCACTGCAGAGCAGGGGCTGGATGGCGTGGCCATCCGCGAGATCCCCACCCGCCTGAAGAGCGACATTCTGGTGTGTGCAGTGGAGCGCAGCGGCGGCGTGATCATCCCGAACGGTAACTTTGTACTGCAGAACGGCGATCAGGTCACCTTCCTTGCAACACAGGATAAGGCCCACGAGTTCTTCCAGCGCATCCACCTGCCGGTGCGCCCGGTGCGCAATGCCTTCATCGTGGGCGGCGGTGCCATCGCCTTCTATCTGAGCCAGGAGCTGCTGGAAAACCACGTGCGTGTGCGCATCGTGGAGCGCGACCCTGCCCGCTGCATGGAGCTGGCCGAGCAGCTGCCCGGCGCACAGATCCTGAACGAGGACGGCTCCAACCGCGAATTCCTGCTCTCGGAGGGCATGGAGTCCACCGAGGCTTTTGTGGCCCTGACCAACATCGACGAGGAGAATGTGCTGCTGACCCTGTTTGCCAAAAAGCACTCCAAGGGCAAGCTGGTCACCAAAGTCAACCGTCTGGAATTTGATGATATTCTGGCCGGTCTGGATCTGGGCAGCGTGGTCTACCCCAAGTACATGACCTGCGATTACATCGTGCAGTATGTGCGTGCACTGCAGAACGAAGCGGGCAGCAACATCAAGACGCTGTACCGCATTCTGGACGACCGCGTGGAAGCGCTGGAATTTACCGTCCACGAGAAGAGCGCTGCCACCGGTGTCCCCCTGAGCCAGCTGCACCTGAAAAAGAATCTGCTGCTGTGCTGCATCACCCGCGGCCATCAGATCCTGATCCCGCGCGGCGGCGACCAGATCCAGGTGGGCGACAACGTGATCGTGGTCACGCTGGAGCATGGTCTGCATGACCTGCGCGATATTCTGGACAAGGGCGCAGAGGGTTGA
- a CDS encoding TrkH family potassium uptake protein produces MNYAIVFRLLGYVMLIEGALLLLPAAASWIYGEWFVLGVFLITAAVSAAIGYALRGIKPQSKVFYMREGFAATSLSWIVISIVGAVPFVVTGCIPNPVDALFETVSGFTTTGASILPGVEDLPKGILFWRSFTHWIGGMGVLVFLLSLLPLTGGSHVNLMKAESPGPQVDKLVPKVQSTAKILYGIYFALTVLEVVFLLLGGMPLFESMLTAFGTAGTGGFGFKNDSFTSFSPYIQWVVTIFMILFGVNFNAYFLLLLRKFNRAISEEVRGYFAIILVAIGIITANIYSLYNSFGEAVRQAAFQVGSIITTTGFSSCDFDLWPTLSKEILVVLMFIGACAGSTGGGIKVSRLLILGKTLGKELKQALHPQVVAPVRMDGKLLNHETIRTTNVFMGAYFFIFVVSFLLISLDGFDMVTNFTAIAATLNNIGPGLAQVGPMMNFGSFTNPAKLVMIFDMLAGRLEIFPMLVLFLPDTWRRF; encoded by the coding sequence ATGAATTATGCGATCGTTTTCCGTCTGCTGGGCTATGTCATGCTGATCGAGGGTGCGCTGCTGCTGCTGCCCGCAGCGGCCAGCTGGATCTACGGCGAATGGTTCGTGCTGGGCGTGTTTCTGATCACGGCGGCAGTCAGCGCCGCCATCGGCTACGCCCTGCGCGGCATCAAGCCCCAAAGCAAGGTGTTCTATATGCGGGAGGGCTTTGCTGCTACCTCGCTGAGCTGGATCGTCATTTCCATCGTGGGTGCCGTTCCGTTTGTGGTGACGGGCTGCATCCCGAACCCGGTGGATGCCCTGTTTGAGACGGTGTCCGGCTTTACCACCACCGGTGCCAGCATCCTGCCCGGGGTGGAGGATCTGCCCAAGGGCATCCTGTTCTGGCGCAGCTTCACCCACTGGATCGGCGGCATGGGCGTTCTGGTGTTCCTGCTCTCGCTGCTGCCCCTGACCGGCGGCTCCCACGTCAACCTGATGAAGGCAGAAAGCCCCGGTCCGCAGGTGGATAAGCTGGTGCCCAAGGTGCAGTCTACCGCAAAGATCCTGTACGGCATCTATTTTGCACTCACCGTGCTGGAGGTGGTATTCCTGCTGCTGGGCGGCATGCCGCTGTTTGAGTCCATGCTCACGGCCTTCGGTACGGCGGGCACCGGCGGCTTCGGCTTCAAGAACGACAGCTTTACCAGCTTTTCTCCCTACATCCAGTGGGTCGTGACCATCTTCATGATCCTGTTTGGTGTCAACTTCAATGCCTACTTCCTGCTGTTGCTGCGCAAATTCAACCGCGCCATCAGCGAGGAAGTGCGCGGCTACTTCGCCATTATTCTGGTGGCAATTGGCATTATCACGGCCAATATCTACAGCCTTTATAACAGCTTTGGCGAAGCGGTGCGTCAGGCAGCCTTTCAGGTGGGTTCCATCATTACGACCACTGGCTTTTCCAGCTGCGATTTTGACTTGTGGCCCACCCTCTCCAAAGAAATTCTGGTGGTGCTCATGTTCATTGGTGCCTGCGCAGGCAGCACCGGCGGCGGCATCAAGGTGAGCCGCCTCCTCATTCTGGGCAAGACCTTGGGCAAGGAGCTCAAGCAGGCACTGCACCCGCAGGTGGTGGCCCCCGTCCGCATGGACGGCAAGCTGCTCAACCACGAGACCATCCGCACCACCAATGTGTTTATGGGCGCGTATTTCTTCATCTTCGTGGTATCCTTCCTGCTCATCAGTCTGGATGGCTTTGATATGGTGACGAACTTCACAGCCATTGCAGCTACTTTGAACAACATCGGCCCGGGCCTTGCGCAGGTAGGCCCCATGATGAACTTTGGCAGCTTTACGAACCCTGCAAAGCTGGTGATGATCTTTGACATGCTGGCCGGCCGTCTGGAGATCTTCCCGATGCTGGTGCTGTTCCTGCCGGACACATGGCGCAGATTCTAA
- a CDS encoding YifB family Mg chelatase-like AAA ATPase — MYSVTRSFGLNGLSGFAVAVEADISGGLPAFSIVGLPDSAVRESADRVRAAIKNLGFKFPDRRITINLAPADVRKTGPVYDLPLLLAVLTASGQLEDVPADAAFLGELALDGTLRPVSGVLPMALAAAENGTHALYVPAENAAEAAEACADSMAVYPAHTAREVVDALRGISPLAPAAVVPFDPADAWAQVPDFADVMGQSLARRAMVIAAAGGHNVLLIGAPGTGKSMLAKRLPGILPPLTREEAVETTKIYSIAGQLPQGRGLISARPFRSPHHSASAAALAGGGAQFRPGECSLANCGVLFLDELPEFSRESLEVLRQPLEDGQITVSRAAGSATYPSRFQLVAAMNPCKCGYYGHPTRQCTCSPSAVRQYRSRVSGPLLDRIDLCVEMDPIAFDELHAVVPSESSADLRKQVLSARAIQAKRYTAPGFEGVLCNAQLTAGQVRRVCRMTPAAERLLRASYDALGLSARAHDRILRVARTVADLAGKQLLDEDCVLEALQYRAQEKVEV, encoded by the coding sequence ATGTATTCTGTTACCAGAAGCTTTGGTCTGAACGGCCTGAGCGGCTTTGCCGTGGCAGTGGAGGCCGACATTTCCGGCGGTCTGCCCGCCTTTTCCATCGTGGGCCTGCCGGATTCCGCTGTGCGTGAAAGCGCCGACCGTGTGCGCGCCGCCATCAAAAATCTGGGCTTCAAGTTCCCGGACCGGCGCATTACCATCAATCTTGCCCCGGCGGATGTGCGCAAGACCGGCCCGGTGTACGACCTGCCGCTTCTGCTGGCAGTGCTCACTGCCAGCGGCCAGCTGGAGGATGTGCCTGCCGACGCGGCATTTCTGGGCGAACTGGCACTGGACGGCACCCTGCGGCCGGTTTCCGGCGTGCTGCCCATGGCGCTGGCTGCAGCAGAAAATGGCACCCACGCCCTGTATGTACCTGCCGAGAATGCCGCCGAAGCAGCCGAGGCCTGTGCCGACAGCATGGCCGTCTACCCCGCCCACACGGCACGCGAAGTTGTAGATGCCCTGCGCGGCATCTCCCCGCTTGCCCCGGCGGCTGTTGTTCCCTTTGACCCTGCAGACGCATGGGCACAGGTGCCGGATTTTGCGGACGTGATGGGCCAGTCGCTGGCGCGGCGGGCTATGGTCATTGCTGCCGCAGGCGGACACAATGTTTTGCTTATTGGCGCACCCGGCACCGGCAAATCCATGCTGGCAAAGCGTCTGCCCGGCATCCTGCCGCCGCTCACCCGCGAGGAAGCCGTGGAGACCACTAAAATTTATTCCATTGCAGGGCAGCTGCCGCAAGGCCGGGGCCTGATCTCTGCACGGCCTTTCCGCAGTCCGCACCACTCGGCCAGTGCCGCGGCTCTGGCTGGCGGCGGCGCACAGTTCCGGCCCGGCGAGTGCAGCCTTGCCAACTGCGGTGTGCTGTTTTTAGACGAATTGCCGGAGTTCTCCCGCGAGAGTCTGGAAGTGCTGCGCCAGCCGCTGGAGGACGGCCAGATCACCGTGAGCCGAGCGGCAGGCAGTGCCACCTATCCCAGCCGCTTCCAGCTGGTAGCCGCCATGAACCCCTGTAAGTGCGGCTACTACGGCCACCCCACCCGGCAGTGCACCTGTTCGCCCAGTGCCGTGCGGCAGTACCGCAGCCGGGTGTCCGGTCCGCTGCTGGATCGTATCGACCTGTGCGTGGAGATGGATCCCATCGCCTTTGACGAGCTGCACGCCGTCGTCCCTTCCGAGAGCAGCGCCGATCTGCGCAAACAGGTGCTTAGCGCCCGGGCCATTCAGGCAAAGCGCTATACCGCCCCGGGTTTTGAGGGTGTGCTCTGCAATGCCCAGCTCACCGCCGGGCAGGTGCGGCGCGTCTGCCGCATGACCCCCGCCGCCGAGCGGCTGCTGCGCGCCTCCTACGACGCTTTGGGCCTTTCCGCCCGCGCCCATGACCGTATCCTGCGGGTGGCCCGCACGGTGGCCGATCTGGCAGGCAAACAGCTGCTGGATGAGGACTGTGTGCTGGAAGCCCTGCAGTACCGGGCACAGGAAAAAGTGGAAGTATAA